The sequence TTACGGTAAACCTAAAAAGAATTTTAAAAATAATGGATTAAGAATAAGCGAAATAAAAAATGGCATAATCATTAAAAAACGACTCTAGATTCAAATTTTGAATAGAGAGTCGTTTTTTTTTAGTACAAGTTATTCTGTTTAAATGAAATACATAAGATTTTCAGTGCCCTCGTGGAAACCATGCGCTTTTTTGGAGGCTTTTATGGTATAGATAAGAAGACTATGGATAGTCGTATAGAAGAGATTGTTCAAAGTCTTAACATGGGCGACTTTAAACATAGGATTATTGAAAAACTTTCAACAGGGCAGGTGCAAAAAACCTCTATTGCTAGATGTATGATCCATGATCCTAAAATATATATCCTAGATGAGCCAACACTGGGGCTAGATATACTTACGAGCCGTACAATTATTGATTTTATTAAAAACGAGAAGAAAAAAGGAAAGACTATAATTTTTTCCACCCACTATATGGAGGAGGCAGATAGCCTTTGTGATCGTATAGGCCTTATACACAATGGAAAGCTGATTCAATCAGGTACAATAGATCAGTTAAAAGAAGCAACAAACAAGACAAATATTCGGGATATTTTCCTATATTATATTGACAAGGGAGAATGGACCCATGAAGAAAATTAATCTAATTTTTAAAAAGGAGATAAAAGCAACCATACGAGATAAAAAAGCCTTGCTAACTATATTGCTACCCATACTTATTTACCCTGTGTTATTGATATTATTTTTTGGATTTACACAAATTACTCAATCAAGCTTTGAAGAGGCCACAAGCTTAGTGGCTGTCTTCGACGATACCCCAGAGGACTTTGTGGCAAGGCTTGAACAAGATCCTAAAATTCATTTGTTTATAATAACCCAAGAAACAACAGATGAACAGCTAAAACAACAAGACGTTAATGCCAAGCTAACTTTCGATGAAGAACACAATACCTACATAGTGTCTTATTACTCCACAAACGACTCCAGTAATCAAGCATTAAATCGCATACAAAGAAATTTTAGGCAGTATCAAGAGGAATACAAAGATGGCATTTTAAAAGAAGCTGACATACTAGATGAGTTTGAAAGCATTGTTAGTATCCAAGAGGAGGAGATATCTGGGGATATAGGCGGAAGAATTGTAGCTATGGTGCTAGGGTTAATACTGCCCCTTATTATTGTGCTTTACGGTGTTGTTGGAACTTACACAATTTCATCTGATTTAAGTGCTGGAGAAAAAGAAAGAGAGACTTTAGAGACCATTTTCTCCGTACCAATTAAGCGCTTCGAAATAATTATTGGAAAGTTATTAGCCTGTGTAACTGTGGGGTTGCTTAGCGGTTTGGTTAACATTTTGGCTATGTTTCCATTAGTTTACGCCATTTCTTCAAGTATACCTGAGCTAAGTATCAGCATCTCTTTTCCCCTGTTTTTATATCTATTCATTATGTTAATCCCAATAATGATTTTGACCAGTGCTGCATTTATTGGGTTAGGTATGTTTTCTAAAACCTACCAAGAATCTCAGTCTTACGGATCAATACTTTTTATTGTCTTTATGGCCCTAAGTTATATTCCACTAATACCAAATATTGAACTCACCCCTGTGACTGTTCTTATACCCATCACCAATGCCATGTTACTAATGAAAGAAGCCTTTTTAGGTAGTTATTCATTGATAAACACTTTTATGGCTTTGGGTATCAATTTAGGTATATCCTTAATTGCTGTAGTGGGGATGAACAAACTATTTCAATCAGACTGGGTTATTTTTGGAGGTGGTAACTAATGAATCTAGGTATTATGTTACATATCATAAAAAAAGAGACTATGGCACTTTTGAGAAACAAAAAAGTACTTGTGGGTATATTTGCCCCAATTGTTATCTTGCCAATTATCTTTTATGGGTATCTGGAGATCACTAAAGTTACATCTCGGGAGACAGAGATTAGTAAAAGTGGTATATATCTAGAAGGTGACTTACCCACTTTTATAAACAGTGCACTACTTCAAGATGATAGATTTGAGGTTTTAACACAAAAGGATAATGCAGACTTGGTACTGGAATACGCCCTCGAGGGAAGCAAACACCAGTTTATATTGAAATACGATTTTGGTCGCAATGCTTCCATGAGAGCAGGAGAAAGGATCGCACCCATCTTGTTGGATTTTAAAGAGGCACAGCAAGCTGCTCTCCTTGAAAGTGAAGGATTAGACTTTGCTCACATATATCCAACACAGCTGGAATATGAAGATTTAGCCACAGAAAAAGAGGTGGCTGGTTACTCCATGGGTAACATAATGCCACTTATTATAACACTATACGCCATGATTTCAGTGCTATCCTTTGCCATGGAGCTGTCAACTACTGAGAAGGAGACAGGTACCTTAGAAACAATTTTTTCGGTACCAATTAAAAAATCTGAGTTAGTCACAGCAAAGCTTTTAGCATGCGTCCTCTTTGGCATAGCAGCCTTGACTATAAATTTAGGTGTGATTTTGCTTCTTTTACCTAAGGTTATGGATGTCAGTAGTTTTGGTTTGAATATGGGTTTTTCTACATTTATGGCCCTAGTAATAAATATCATTCCCCTTACTTTTATGGGAGCAGCACTTAGTTTGGGTATTGGCATGTTTGCAAACAGTTATAAAGAGTCCAATGCTTACATGACTCCCCTCATATTTGTTTTTATGTTACCTGCATATCTGGCAAGCACACCAGGTTTAGAGCTTAACTTAGGCTTTAGTTTAGTACCCATCGTAAATACAACGCTATTGATTAAATCTGTTTTTATGGGTCAATTGAACATGGCTTTATTCAGTGCAACCTTAGTTACAAATACATTGTTTTCTATAATGGGATTGGTTTTCATGTTTAAAGTCTTTGGCACTGAAAATATTTTATTTGGAAACCAAAAGGGTTTTTCTTTTGCCGTAAAAAGAAGCTCTATAAAAAAATCCACTTTTATACAATTAGAAGATGTGTATCTGAGCTTGGCAGTTATAACTGTGTTGTATATTTACGCCAGCGTTATACTACCTGGCCATATGGGAATATTTGAAAACCTAGTTTTTAACCAATATGTTTTTTTCGCAATGTTACCTATTGGTATAATTTGGTACTTAAAAGCTTCCCATAAAGAAAGTTTAGGTCTTAGGGCTCCATCAGCTATGGGATCTTTTGGAGGGGTATGGATTTGGCTTTCTGCTTTTTCCTTATCGTTGATTTATCAAATAATCATCACCCCTTATATAGATTTTGTTCCTACTTTAGTGGAGCTAGAAGGCCAGTTGGAGGCACTGTCACCCTATACTAAATTCTTTTTGATAGCTCTAACCCCTGGGATATGCGAAGAAATATTATTTAGAGGTTTTGCTTTAAGACCTTTAGAAAAGAGGTTAGGTGCAAAGTGGGCTGTAATCATTACTGCCATAGCTTTTTCCCTTATTCATTTAGATGTAGTACGCTTAATCCCAACTTTCCTTTTGGGGATAGCCTTTGGTTACGTGGCAGTGAAAACAAAATCAATTTATCCACCCATTGTTTTACATGTGCTTAATAACAGTGTAGCAATATTTCTACCAGAGGGAACTCCAATATCCTATGCAGTACTAGTTCCATTGTTTATTGTATCCTTAGCGTTAGGACTAGGAATATACAAGAAATTAGATAATGTAGATAACATTAAGAGTAGTTTTTAAAAGATTAGTGATGGCAGTTAGCAGACATTTAGTTAGGTGTAAGCAGTCAGCAGTCAGCAGTCAGGAAAATCAAAATACGGTAAGCTAGTTGTTAAATGTCATTGGAATTATACCACGGAGGAAAATCTGATTTTGAAGGGATTATCTCACAAAACTGCGGGTTTTGTGGGATTTTTTCTTTGTTAAAACATTGTTGAAGGTAATCATGTATGGAATTTCACGGTTAAAACATTTCAGTTGAAGATGGTGTCCGAAGGTTTAATGATTCGATTTGTAGGGGATGTAGTGATAGGGAATTTTGTGTGGTGAAAATGGTGTCAGTATGTTTTAGTGATTTTGAATTTTAGTGGAGTTAGTGATGGGAATTTTAGTGTAGTTAGTGGCAACTTTTTCTAATATGACCCCATTTACATTACTCTTGGTGCCAAATGGTGGGTTTTGTTGGTGAAGATGGTGTCCGATGGTTTTTAAGTTTTTAATAAAATAAAAATATATATTGACATAAATAAAATAATTGTGTAACATGATGATTATATCAAGAGCCGAAGATAGGAAAAGTAAGTTTAGCTATGGCTTCAGCGAGCGGACACAGAGTGGAAGGTCCGCAGTCTAACTTAACTGAAACGCAACCTGGAGGCTGTCTTAAGAAACTAAGTATTAAGACACGGCAATCCCCGTTATAGGATACGAGTGGCTAGCCTATTTAGGCTAGTAATTAGAGTGGTACCGCGGATAATATATCCGTCTCTTTTGTTAAAGAAAGAGGCGGATTTTCTTATTTTTATAAAAAAATTTATTAACTTTGTCCTTGCTTTTGGCCGAAGCAAGGAGTTTTAAAAAATCAATGCATTGTACTGATCAGTAAATATTTAAAATATTAAACAATAAAATTAAAAAGGAGAAGAAGCAAGTGAGAGCAGACGTAACATTAAAAAAACAATCTAAACAAAAAATACAGCCTAAGAATTTTTTGAAATTTATCATACCATCAATTTTAGGTATAATGCTTTTTATGACACCCATTTTAAGTCAAGGTGAGTGGACTATACCTATCGCTATGATGACAAATTCTCTGATGGATTTATTAGGGGATTATTTACCCATTTTAGTAACTATGACAGTAGTAGTTTCATCTTTAGCTAGTTTAACCTTTAAATTAAGTAAAGGAAGATTCTTAAATCACAGTAAGTTTTTGAGAGATTTGCTTGATGTATCATATATGTGGTTAGCTATTAGGGTTTTAGGTGGTATTTTTGCACTTATTACTATTTTAGAAATTGGCCCAGAAGCCATATGGTCAGATTATACAGGTGGTCTACTACTTTACGAACTTATGCCCATATTGTTCACTGTATTTATTTTTGCAGGTTTATTTATACCCCTGCTATTGGATTTTGGATTACTAGAATTTGTTGGTAGTATCTTAAAGAAGGTTATGCGCCCTATTTTTACTCTGCCTGGGAGAGCTTCAATAGATTGTATCGCTTCTTGGTTAGGGGATGGAACAATAGGGGTTGTTCTTACTTCCAAGCAATATGAAGATGGATACTATAGCCAAAGGGAAGCTGCAGTTATCGGAACTACTTTCTCTGTTGTGTCAATAACATTTTGCTGGGTTATAATATCCCAGGTAAATCTATCACACATGTTTTTACCCTTTTATTTGACAGTTCTAGTGTCGGGAATTATTGCAGCCATTGTGCTACCTAGGATACCACCTTTATCTAAGAAAAAAGATGAATTCTATGTGGAAGGGGAGAATAACTCCACAGAGACTATTCCTGAGGGATATAATGGTTTTACATGGGGATTTGCCCAGGCAACTGAAAAAGCAAGCAAAACAGAGGAAGCTAGTTTTTATATTAAAAAAGGGATTAACAACGTTTTAGATATGTGGCTAGGGGTACTTCCAATTGTTATGGCACTGGGAACAATAACCTTAATTGTTGCTGAATTTACTTCTGTTTTTTCAGTGTTGGGTATGCCATTTATACCACTATTAAGATTGTTAAACATCCCAGAAGCAGTGGAAGCTTCTGAGACTTTAGTTATAGGTTTTGCTGATATGTTTTTGCCTGCGATTATTGGAAGTAGAATAGAGTCTGAGCTTACAAGGTTTGTTATAGCTTGTGTGTCAGTAACACAACTTATTTACATGTCAGAAGTAGGTGGAGTTATCATAGGATCAAAGATCCCTGTAAGTTTCAAGGAGCTATTTATCATCTTTATCCAAAGAACGTTGATTACTTTACCAATAATTGCCCTGATTGCACATATGTTGTTCTAACTTAAAAGACCTCGCAATGAGGTCTTTTGTTTTTAAACTAAGCCAAAAGAATACAAAACCTCCTCACACTAACTTTCACTAAAATGCTCCACACTATATAAAAAAAAGTAATAAAGACCTCCTTCTATAACTCTTGGTGTCAATTGGTGAATGGTTTGTTGGTGCAAATGGTGTCCAAAGGCTGATCTCTAAAGTCTTTAAAATCAGTGGAAATCAGTGAAAATCCGTGGCAAAGACTTTGATTTAGCCCTTAACTATTAGCCTTTAGAGATCATTAGATCATATAGATCTGTGGCTAAGCTTTTGCCTTTTCTTCTAGCTTTTGACTTTTAGATTAATATAGACCATGTTAGATCAGTGGCAACAAAACAGGTCTTTTTTTAAATTAGTCACGGGCCATATACTGCCAAGATATTTTTACCACGGCCTAAAGAAGCTACTAATTCTGTCCTGCACGGAAGGGCTTGCTCTTTATAAAAAATTAGTAATAAAGACCTAACTTCCATAACTTTTGGTGTCAATTGGTGAATGGTTTGTTGGTGAACATGGTGTCCAAAGGTTTCTAAAATCCTTAAAATCTGTGACTAAGAATTGACCTTATTCATTTAAAAGCAGGAAAATTAATTAGAGTGTCGAATAAAATAACCTTAGGTAAAGACCAAAAATTTTTATAAGGAAGTGGAATTGTTGTTTAATCAGTATTGGATAGAGATATTTTTGGCTGTTGTACTATTGCTTTCTATAGTTACTAAAAATAGAGCCATGGCCATAGCTACTGCAATCATTCTTGTGTTGAAGTTACTAAAGGCAGACAGACCTATAGATTATATTGCAAAAAACGGCATTAATTGGGGAATTATACTTATTACCATGGGTTTTTTAGCTCCTTTGGTAATGGGGAGATATTCAATGGATGAAATAAAGTCTGTTTTCTTTAAGGCTGACGGGGTTGTTGGTTTCTTTGCAGGCATATCTGTTGCCCTTCTTGGAGCAAAGGGTATAGAGATAGGTCCAATAAATACCAACCTTACACTAGGTGTTATAGTTGGAACATTTGTAGCAGTGGCATTTTTTAAAGGTACCCCTGTTGGACCGTTAATAGGTTCTGGGATAGGATATGTATTTTTAATTCTATTGACTAAGATTGGTATTATTTAGGAATAAGAGCTAACACTCTGTGACTAAGGTCACTGAGTGTTTTTTTATACAATGATACAATGTTAATATGATAATCATTTTCAGTGGAAACCAAATATAAGATATAAAAATAAAAAGTTTGTTAAGGAGGAGATAGTGATGAAGAGAGACTTAAACTATATAACAATAGATGGGAGAGGGGAGCACGACTCCTTTAGGGATTGTGTTACGAAAGCTATTGAGAATCTTAAGGATGGGGAGGGAATTCACGTCATTAAGGACTTTGAGCCATTCCCCATGTATAAGATGATGGAAAGCAAGGGATTTGACAAATATGTGGAAAAAATCAGTGATACAGAGTATCATGGGTACTTTTTCCCCACGGAGAAATTAGATGTTATAAAGATGGGTGAGTTTCTAAAGCTAGACAGTACTAAGATATCTAAGATTGTCCAGATAAAGCTAGACTTCTTGCGAGGTACTACTACTCTGAAGGAAGCTAAGGAAAAGATGAATTCATCCTTTGACGAGATTACAGCAGAGGAATTTGCCATGTGTGAGCAATACCTACAAAACTATGGCATTTCAGATGATGAACTGGCAGAAAGAATGGAAGAAATCCTTGAGATATTTGATGATGTCCTTGTTTCTAAGGATTTAGATCTACCACCAGGCCATCCCATTAGAACATATATGGATGAGGCAGATGCTATTAAAAAGGTTCTAGCACAAATGGAAGAGATGCTAAAAAACAAATTTATAAAAAACCAGTGGTTAGAAATATACGAGAACCTAGGCCAGATCAATATTCATTTTAGTAGAAAGCAAAATCAGCTTTTTGCAGCTTTAGAGAGAAAGGGATTTGATAAACCCTCTAAAGTTATGTGGACACTGGATAATCAGATTAGGGATATAATCAAAAAAGCCCATGTATTATTGAAAGAAGATAAGGATGAAGAGTTTATAGAACTTCAAAATGAGGTTATTGAGATGATAAAAGATATGATGGTAAAGGAAGTTGAGATATTATTTCCAACATCCATGGAACTTTTGACAGATGAAGACTTTATTGTTATGCGCAAAGGTGACGATGAAATTGGATATTGTTTAATCGACTCTCCTGGGCCTTATGGTAATAATGATGGGAAGGAAACCCTTAATAATTCTGAAAGTGAACTTTTAAGTGACTTAGAAGCGGTGTTAAATAAGCATGGTATTTTAAACAAGTCCAGCAAAGATGATGTACTAGATGTTAGTCAAGGAAAATTAACATTGGAACAGATTAATTTGATTTTCAAGCACTTACAAGTGGACTTGTCCTATGTGGATGAAAACGAGATTGTAAAATTCTATAGCGATACAAAGCACAGGGTGTTTCCTAGAAGTCCAGGTGTAATAGATAGAGAAGTTCAAAACTGTCATCCAAGGGAAAGTGTTGGAACAGTGGAGGAGATAATAAGGGCATTTAAGTCAGAGGAGCAAGACCAAGCTGAGTTTTGGCTAGAGATGGGCGATAAGTTTATTTACATCATCTATAATGCAGTAAGGGATGATGAAGGCAGATTTAGAGGCGTCCTTGAAATGATGCAAGATGTTACACATATAAGAAGTTTACAGGGTAGTCAGCGTTTATTATCATGGGAGAATAAAGGCAAACAAGAAGAGAAGCCCACTGAAACAGTAGATAATCCCTATGGTGTCTCAAAAGACACTATAATTGGAAACCTAGTAAAAGAGTATCCTTTCGTTAAAGACTTCCTCTTCAACCTATCGCCTAAATTCAGCAAGCTGAAAAACCCCATATTATTTAAAACAATGTCCTCCATAGCTACATTGGAGATGATAGCACAAAGAGGGGGCATGGAGGTACAGGAGTTAATAGGAAATATTGTGAAAGAGATTGATAGAAACAATTAGAAGGACGCCAAAAGGCGTCCTTTTTATACTTGCATAATCTTTATTAGGATTGACATAGAACAAATGTTCGGTTAAAATAAGGTAAAAGGAGGGGAAAAGATGGAAAATATAGAGATGGAAAATTTAATAAATCATCTTGCAGCCATTAGGCCTATATATATAGAAGGTAAAGGAAAGGGTTGTGAGATTTATTTAAATGATGGAAGTATAATCATTGATAAACGCGAGGCTAGTACTATAGTGAAGGATTTAGCAGGGTATTTAGCAGTAGATTTAGGGTCGTTAAAGAAGTTTTGTAGTCATCGTTTGACTGCAAAGAACTCCCTTCCCCTCCCGTTGACACCTAAACTTATGTTAGTTCCCCTGAGGTTGAGAAAACCTAAAGTTATAAAGGACTCTGCCACTGGTTATGTAAATTTTTTTTCTATTGTTAACATACAGCAGAAAGGACGTTGTTCTCACTTGCATTTAACAGGGGACAGTAATATCATTTGTTTTCAGACATTAAAGACCATACAGGTACATCTAGTATACTCTAGACTAATATACAGAGAGTGGCAGTCAGTATATGTGAATCCATATGTAAAAGAAGTGGGTAAGGAACTATACAAGACTGCGAAGCTAGATCTCATTCGTAACATTATGGGGGAAGAGTAGACTCTTGATTTTTTTGTCAAATTATCCTAGGTATAGATTTGTGAAACAAAAAATAACTGGCGCCGTAAGGCGCCTTTTTTATTACTTTTTACGTGTGCGTTAATATGCTCTTTGCTTACTCGATGGTACCGATAGAGACAATATTTATTTTAGTTACAATATTTATGTCCACATCTTGGAAGGTTTCATTCCATTTTTCTCCATCAAAATAATTAGGATGATATGCTCTTACATTTTTTCCATAGCCAATACTGTCTACCTTAAAATCATTTTGAAGTTTATTCACTATTTCTTCACACATTAATTTAACTTGATAAGCGAAAACTTTTTCTAAACGTCTAATAACATCTTGATCAAGGGGCAGTGGAGAAGTTTGTTCTGTAATAGCAGCGTCTATGGTTATGTAGTGATCTATGAAGATATTATCGTCTACTACTTTTGCGATTATTCTATTTTTACCACCTAGTTTTCTGATGGTGACATAGTCAGATTCTGAGTCAGGTAGGTGGGAGGTTAAAAAACCATCTCTGGCCCTAGCTTTTAGTAGAGCAAAGGCAACACTTTCATCGTGAGTTAATGTTCCAATCATTTTATCTTTTTCGAAAATGGCAGTACTATTAACTATCTGCTCTTCTTTTGTGTTACCATATTTTAGATAAGGTACAGTTGGTTCTATACCATCAGTGTGCAAGTCGTTGTTAAATTCTCTTACTGTGGTAAATGGGACGGTGGATGTAAAGAAACTATTGTGAACTAAATCAAACAGATAAAGGCTTACTAAAGGAGCAAACTTAGGTTCAATATTCATTAAGTCTGTTGCCCTTCCCTCGGTTACGATCATGCGAATGGTTCCCCTGCTTTCGGGATCACGAACTAGTGTATCTAAGTGTCTTCTGATACCTTGCTTAGCTACGTCTTCTCCAAGTATAAACATCTTTGTGTTATTAAATGTTATACGCCTTGAAGATTTATTCTGTATGTTATCTTGGGCGTTTCTCAGTGTGTTACTTACACTGGATATTTCTATTTTACTTTCTTGTGCCTCAGGGTCCACAGTTGGTGATACGATTGTTACGAGGTATTGATCTTCACTGTCCTTGCTGATATCGATACCTATGGCGAATACAAGGTACAGATCATCTATATTTCTTGCATCCCAACAAGCACTTAACATAAAGATCAAACCAATGGAAAGTACAATAAACTTACTTTTTCTTTTCATCTATTTTCACCTTTCTGCCTCTTACTAAAAACATCAACAGTAAAATTAGTGGAAGAGCTATTCCAAAGAATAAATTAGCATAGCCTATATACTCCTTAATACTACCCAACATCATTGCATTTTTCGGATACAAACTTAAGAAAAATACAACAGGTGAAAATATGTAAACAAATATACCATTACTACTTGTAGAAAAGGTTTTTTGCAGGACATACGTTCCCACAAAAAATTGAATTATTATGGTTGCTATAACTGTATATATCCAAAAAATCGAGAAAAATACTTCTATTCTTTCTATAATTAAGAAGTCTACCACATCAAGATAATTAATTGTAGGGTATAAGATAGTCTGCAACTCTTGGTAACCAAATAAAGCTATTTGGGTAAACACTGTTAATGTATAGATTAAGGTTACCATAAATACACAAAGGACTGAGGTTTTAACTATGTTCTTATTTTTATTTGCAATCAATGGGTAAATAAATAGAACTATCTCATACCCCGCATATGTAAAGACTGATGGAAGTGCACCTTCGGCAATAGTTGCAAACCCCGTTCCACCTACAGGCATTACGTTTAATAAAGAAAGTTTGTTAATAGAAACTAAAATTAAAGGAAGCATAGGAAAAAGTGTGTAGAACAGGATTTGAGAAAAACGTGCAACTATTGTTATACCATCCTTTGTTAAATTTACAGCAGTTAGTATGGCTATTAAGATAATAACCCATAAGGGTGTGCGGGGTAAAAACCAAGTTGAAATCATATCTGCTAAAGACCTTAGTACAGCACTTGTTACAACTAATGAGTAAATAAAATAAAGGATGGATATCACATATGTTACAGGCTTTGAAAGAAGGTAGGAAAAATACTGAAAGAATGTCATTTCATCAAAATGGCTGGCAATAAAAATAGAAAGGTATGTAAAAATACAGACAAGGATTCCTGCAATTAGTACTGATATCCATGCATCTTGCATAGATATTTTAGTTACCTGAGTTGCAAGATTCAAAATCCCTGTTCCTATCATTATACTTATTATCACAATGTAAAATTGAATTGCAGTTATTTGACCTTTAGTATATTTATTGAACATCACTTTGCCCTTCTTGTACGCTTGGTTTTAGGTGTGGTTTGTTGGTTGTATAGTGGTTTTCGCAAAAGTGAATCTGTAATTAGAGCAGGATCGCTTGGGCTGAATGGTGATAAATAGGGAAACCCAAAGGAAGATAGTCTACATAAATGCGCTAAAATCCAGCACCAAGTAATTATCATTCCATAAGCTCCAAAAGTTGCAGCGGAAACTACCATTGGTATCCTTATAAACCTAAGAGCGTAACTAGTACTATAATAGGGTAC comes from Alkalicella caledoniensis and encodes:
- a CDS encoding ABC transporter permease, coding for MKKINLIFKKEIKATIRDKKALLTILLPILIYPVLLILFFGFTQITQSSFEEATSLVAVFDDTPEDFVARLEQDPKIHLFIITQETTDEQLKQQDVNAKLTFDEEHNTYIVSYYSTNDSSNQALNRIQRNFRQYQEEYKDGILKEADILDEFESIVSIQEEEISGDIGGRIVAMVLGLILPLIIVLYGVVGTYTISSDLSAGEKERETLETIFSVPIKRFEIIIGKLLACVTVGLLSGLVNILAMFPLVYAISSSIPELSISISFPLFLYLFIMLIPIMILTSAAFIGLGMFSKTYQESQSYGSILFIVFMALSYIPLIPNIELTPVTVLIPITNAMLLMKEAFLGSYSLINTFMALGINLGISLIAVVGMNKLFQSDWVIFGGGN
- a CDS encoding DUF441 domain-containing protein, which produces MFNQYWIEIFLAVVLLLSIVTKNRAMAIATAIILVLKLLKADRPIDYIAKNGINWGIILITMGFLAPLVMGRYSMDEIKSVFFKADGVVGFFAGISVALLGAKGIEIGPINTNLTLGVIVGTFVAVAFFKGTPVGPLIGSGIGYVFLILLTKIGII
- a CDS encoding YjiH family protein: MRADVTLKKQSKQKIQPKNFLKFIIPSILGIMLFMTPILSQGEWTIPIAMMTNSLMDLLGDYLPILVTMTVVVSSLASLTFKLSKGRFLNHSKFLRDLLDVSYMWLAIRVLGGIFALITILEIGPEAIWSDYTGGLLLYELMPILFTVFIFAGLFIPLLLDFGLLEFVGSILKKVMRPIFTLPGRASIDCIASWLGDGTIGVVLTSKQYEDGYYSQREAAVIGTTFSVVSITFCWVIISQVNLSHMFLPFYLTVLVSGIIAAIVLPRIPPLSKKKDEFYVEGENNSTETIPEGYNGFTWGFAQATEKASKTEEASFYIKKGINNVLDMWLGVLPIVMALGTITLIVAEFTSVFSVLGMPFIPLLRLLNIPEAVEASETLVIGFADMFLPAIIGSRIESELTRFVIACVSVTQLIYMSEVGGVIIGSKIPVSFKELFIIFIQRTLITLPIIALIAHMLF
- a CDS encoding ABC transporter ATP-binding protein, with amino-acid sequence MRFFGGFYGIDKKTMDSRIEEIVQSLNMGDFKHRIIEKLSTGQVQKTSIARCMIHDPKIYILDEPTLGLDILTSRTIIDFIKNEKKKGKTIIFSTHYMEEADSLCDRIGLIHNGKLIQSGTIDQLKEATNKTNIRDIFLYYIDKGEWTHEEN
- a CDS encoding CPBP family glutamic-type intramembrane protease, producing MNLGIMLHIIKKETMALLRNKKVLVGIFAPIVILPIIFYGYLEITKVTSRETEISKSGIYLEGDLPTFINSALLQDDRFEVLTQKDNADLVLEYALEGSKHQFILKYDFGRNASMRAGERIAPILLDFKEAQQAALLESEGLDFAHIYPTQLEYEDLATEKEVAGYSMGNIMPLIITLYAMISVLSFAMELSTTEKETGTLETIFSVPIKKSELVTAKLLACVLFGIAALTINLGVILLLLPKVMDVSSFGLNMGFSTFMALVINIIPLTFMGAALSLGIGMFANSYKESNAYMTPLIFVFMLPAYLASTPGLELNLGFSLVPIVNTTLLIKSVFMGQLNMALFSATLVTNTLFSIMGLVFMFKVFGTENILFGNQKGFSFAVKRSSIKKSTFIQLEDVYLSLAVITVLYIYASVILPGHMGIFENLVFNQYVFFAMLPIGIIWYLKASHKESLGLRAPSAMGSFGGVWIWLSAFSLSLIYQIIITPYIDFVPTLVELEGQLEALSPYTKFFLIALTPGICEEILFRGFALRPLEKRLGAKWAVIITAIAFSLIHLDVVRLIPTFLLGIAFGYVAVKTKSIYPPIVLHVLNNSVAIFLPEGTPISYAVLVPLFIVSLALGLGIYKKLDNVDNIKSSF
- a CDS encoding Ger(x)C family spore germination protein, with translation MKRKSKFIVLSIGLIFMLSACWDARNIDDLYLVFAIGIDISKDSEDQYLVTIVSPTVDPEAQESKIEISSVSNTLRNAQDNIQNKSSRRITFNNTKMFILGEDVAKQGIRRHLDTLVRDPESRGTIRMIVTEGRATDLMNIEPKFAPLVSLYLFDLVHNSFFTSTVPFTTVREFNNDLHTDGIEPTVPYLKYGNTKEEQIVNSTAIFEKDKMIGTLTHDESVAFALLKARARDGFLTSHLPDSESDYVTIRKLGGKNRIIAKVVDDNIFIDHYITIDAAITEQTSPLPLDQDVIRRLEKVFAYQVKLMCEEIVNKLQNDFKVDSIGYGKNVRAYHPNYFDGEKWNETFQDVDINIVTKINIVSIGTIE
- a CDS encoding PAS domain-containing protein; the protein is MKRDLNYITIDGRGEHDSFRDCVTKAIENLKDGEGIHVIKDFEPFPMYKMMESKGFDKYVEKISDTEYHGYFFPTEKLDVIKMGEFLKLDSTKISKIVQIKLDFLRGTTTLKEAKEKMNSSFDEITAEEFAMCEQYLQNYGISDDELAERMEEILEIFDDVLVSKDLDLPPGHPIRTYMDEADAIKKVLAQMEEMLKNKFIKNQWLEIYENLGQINIHFSRKQNQLFAALERKGFDKPSKVMWTLDNQIRDIIKKAHVLLKEDKDEEFIELQNEVIEMIKDMMVKEVEILFPTSMELLTDEDFIVMRKGDDEIGYCLIDSPGPYGNNDGKETLNNSESELLSDLEAVLNKHGILNKSSKDDVLDVSQGKLTLEQINLIFKHLQVDLSYVDENEIVKFYSDTKHRVFPRSPGVIDREVQNCHPRESVGTVEEIIRAFKSEEQDQAEFWLEMGDKFIYIIYNAVRDDEGRFRGVLEMMQDVTHIRSLQGSQRLLSWENKGKQEEKPTETVDNPYGVSKDTIIGNLVKEYPFVKDFLFNLSPKFSKLKNPILFKTMSSIATLEMIAQRGGMEVQELIGNIVKEIDRNN
- a CDS encoding GerAB/ArcD/ProY family transporter encodes the protein MFNKYTKGQITAIQFYIVIISIMIGTGILNLATQVTKISMQDAWISVLIAGILVCIFTYLSIFIASHFDEMTFFQYFSYLLSKPVTYVISILYFIYSLVVTSAVLRSLADMISTWFLPRTPLWVIILIAILTAVNLTKDGITIVARFSQILFYTLFPMLPLILVSINKLSLLNVMPVGGTGFATIAEGALPSVFTYAGYEIVLFIYPLIANKNKNIVKTSVLCVFMVTLIYTLTVFTQIALFGYQELQTILYPTINYLDVVDFLIIERIEVFFSIFWIYTVIATIIIQFFVGTYVLQKTFSTSSNGIFVYIFSPVVFFLSLYPKNAMMLGSIKEYIGYANLFFGIALPLILLLMFLVRGRKVKIDEKKK